Genomic segment of Arachis hypogaea cultivar Tifrunner chromosome 16, arahy.Tifrunner.gnm2.J5K5, whole genome shotgun sequence:
ACAATAAaacctaaaaataaaatgaaaagaaaggaaACTATGACACATTAGAGTAGCACTAAGTTCACAGCAAATCTATAATAAGGCCACAGCAAGTTAGTTACAAATGAGAACATTTCTGTTACTTCCAAATCTTCAAATGAAAGCAAACCAGCCAGACATAGACAACATAAAAGGGGGATGTGTCAACAAGTTTGAATGCAAAGTCAGAGACAATTAGACACTCTAATCAACAACTGACTTATTAATCACATCGATTTGAAAATTATGGGAATGACACAATGAAAGCCGAAGAAGGAGGTTCAAGACCATATTTTGGTGACAACAGAAGCCTAAGTCAAAAACTGTACTTGCAACTATTTGCAATACCATCTCCTGCTTTTATGAACAATATTTTCATATAGCAGACAGAACCTAAAGATCAACGTTTGCAATGTGCATAATCAAGTCAGAGAAAACCTCAACCAGCACTACAATCCAAATTGAGACTATCTACTTTAAATATGGACAATGGTTATGACATCCTTCTTTTTCAAGAAGACCCTTGCTATGGCCTACGGAACTCGCCATGTATCCTACCCATTCCTGCAATCCCTACTTCGTGATGCCTTCTCGAGAACTACTTAATTAGCTATCTTGCAAGCAAATCAGATGGCAGACAGGCTTCTCTTCAAAATAAGTTAAAAGTGACTCGGCATAACATAAGGTCATAAGGATACGTTCTGTAACATGGTCTAAACGATCTGCAAACAGAGTCCTGGACCAGAATAAAACAATTTTCAATTCTAAAAAGCAAATTAGATACTAGCCCTATAGCATAGTTACATGATGGAATGCAATACGTGCCCGTAGGGAAAGGGATACGTGGTGCATAGTACAccacatttaaaatattttatgtggAAAATATACTTATGGCATTTCGATACGCAGATGAATTGTGAATTGGTACGTGGTAATTGGCAATTCATGTAACTATGCCTATAAGACAGTGTCTTATATCTCTTCATCAACATATGAAGATCATTTCCTCAAAACTATTCTtggggaaaaaataaaataaaagaatcggTCTATAACTACACAGGCACATTCAGCAGCAACAATATTGATCACAATTCACAAATATCAATCAATTGAAGAATAGTTTATCTAAAACTAGGGAAAAATGTAACCAATAAGAGAGAGAAACTCTATTGAAAGGAAACCTTGGAGACCCAGCGTTGATGTTCCGATGAAGAATGCGACTGCCACTTGAATCCTTGGAATCATttgaatcattagaatcaatcaATTCCCTGAGCCCTAAATTCCCggatttctcctcctcctccttctcctcctcctcctcctcctcctcctcctcctccaccggCGAAACAACACCAGCACCACCAGGACGATTGGTTCTGGGAACCAACCTCTCGAAGTAGTTACCGTAGATGTACTCTGGCGAGTACCCATGCTCCTCATCAAACATCATAATGTGACCGTGCCACTCCCAAACCCTATAATCGGATCCCTTCTCTTCATGAAATCCGACGCAGATGTGGTGGTCG
This window contains:
- the LOC112758910 gene encoding uncharacterized protein — translated: MSSFNNSNNPNLDNLLLQTLMDRLHLRAPVNNPLISQSLEDFLFDDDDDDEEENENDIFGRQNDDARSQLAKEESKLEKEIIKVILSGTADSLKPNSGQAVTVRDHHICVGFHEEKGSDYRVWEWHGHIMMFDEEHGYSPEYIYGNYFERLVPRTNRPGGAGVVSPVEEEEEEEEEEEKEEEEKSGNLGLRELIDSNDSNDSKDSSGSRILHRNINAGSPRY